The Ailuropoda melanoleuca isolate Jingjing unplaced genomic scaffold, ASM200744v2 unplaced-scaffold47567, whole genome shotgun sequence genome includes the window GAGACAAGAAGGTGTTAAGtgaaaatgaaagggagaaatACTACACCACACTTTCAAAAAACACATCAGAGAGAAGACCAAAAACATTGCTAAAATACCTGTATATCAGTCTGTTCTAAGATTTGTGCCAATTCAATCCAAGCTTCAACATCATCAGGATACTGTTCTGTGACCTTCTTCAAATGGCCCTGGTATAAGAGAGATCATTAAGCTGAAGCAGGCTTACTGCAGCAACTATGGGCTGTCAAAGTAAATAGTGGTAGCTACTCTACCTTGTTTAGTACGTCAACTGTTTGTTATTTCAACCGGAACAAAGCTCGGCTAACAAAACTGCTTCCATCATATCTCTACTAGCAATAACAAGAATGAGGCATGACAGTCTAGTGATAACTATCAGAAAATagctacaatttttaaaaatgtaccttgGCAATATCTCGTTTTTCTTGATCTTCTGGGGCAGCATATAGCGAGCCAA containing:
- the LOC100463715 gene encoding RNA polymerase-associated protein CTR9 homolog encodes the protein MYIYRGDKENASQCFEKVLKAYPNNYETMKILGSLYAAPEDQEKRDIAKGHLKKVTEQYPDDVEAWIELAQILEQTDIQVF